A part of Microbacterium terregens genomic DNA contains:
- a CDS encoding MinD/ParA family protein, with product MTPDRTDQTHSDDPDPEQHGVLSDAGNLDTSGFGILGGQTEQVSVQLPSASDDDLVDDDGVVDDELEYEITQDATDFEEENVETGELEELTESAYSEASRDESGNIEDAVIEETVIEHPPASGDTASSAEDSSPAGGAPLRGGMSITGPTPATRSGVAADPIPLPETAPAFSPAAAAVQPNGASSTPTSTGSVPATRREAQHPEIEERPQRAHAVERVIPRADVTMTSKRFGEFEAGRESADLLTADRLLDPHQVVRPEPEGAWQHFVYSITRHRINLGDGKRARARKELDRRIAAPLTGGARFVPVLSRKGGVGKTTVTTLLGMALADARDDRIIAVDANPDRGTLAERISRTSGKTVRDLVKVRAEVTGYNDISNIVARDETRLDVLASDADPRVSEALNDRDYHDVASIAAHYYSIILTDTGTGIVHSVMGATLDLADQVVVVAGLTVDEARLASETLTWLETNGYAEQVRDAIVVLNTARPGAPLVQIDELEGHFRTRVRSVVRVPYDPHIAAGSAISFRELQPATRLAARDLAAAVVEGLRALTPAA from the coding sequence GTGACGCCCGATCGCACCGACCAGACGCATTCCGACGACCCTGATCCGGAGCAGCACGGCGTGCTCTCTGACGCGGGGAACCTGGACACGTCGGGGTTCGGCATCCTGGGCGGGCAGACCGAACAGGTGAGCGTTCAGCTGCCTTCCGCATCGGACGACGACCTGGTCGATGACGACGGCGTGGTGGACGACGAGCTGGAGTACGAGATCACCCAGGATGCGACGGACTTCGAAGAGGAGAACGTCGAGACCGGCGAACTCGAAGAGCTGACCGAGTCGGCGTACTCCGAGGCCTCGCGTGACGAGAGCGGCAATATCGAGGATGCCGTCATCGAGGAGACCGTCATCGAACACCCCCCGGCCTCGGGGGACACCGCGTCGAGCGCCGAGGACTCCTCGCCGGCAGGCGGTGCTCCGCTTCGCGGGGGGATGTCGATCACCGGCCCCACGCCGGCGACGCGGTCCGGTGTCGCCGCCGACCCGATTCCGCTGCCGGAGACGGCTCCGGCGTTCAGCCCGGCAGCCGCGGCGGTCCAGCCGAACGGCGCCAGCTCGACTCCGACGTCGACGGGGTCGGTTCCGGCCACGCGGCGCGAGGCACAGCATCCCGAGATCGAAGAGCGCCCGCAGCGTGCGCACGCCGTCGAGCGGGTCATCCCGCGCGCGGACGTGACCATGACCTCCAAGCGGTTCGGCGAGTTCGAGGCGGGCCGCGAGAGCGCCGACCTGTTGACCGCGGATCGTCTGCTGGACCCGCATCAGGTCGTCCGCCCCGAGCCGGAGGGTGCCTGGCAGCACTTCGTGTACTCGATCACCCGGCACCGCATCAACCTCGGTGACGGCAAGCGCGCCCGTGCCCGCAAGGAGCTGGACCGCCGCATCGCCGCGCCGCTCACCGGTGGCGCCCGCTTCGTTCCGGTGCTGTCGCGAAAGGGTGGTGTCGGCAAGACCACCGTCACGACACTCCTCGGCATGGCGCTGGCCGATGCCCGCGACGATCGGATCATCGCGGTGGACGCGAACCCCGACCGGGGGACCCTCGCCGAGCGCATCTCCCGCACGAGTGGCAAGACGGTGCGCGACCTGGTGAAGGTGCGTGCCGAGGTGACCGGCTACAACGACATCTCGAATATCGTCGCGCGCGACGAGACACGGCTGGACGTGTTGGCATCGGATGCCGACCCGCGCGTGTCCGAGGCGCTGAACGATCGCGATTACCACGATGTCGCGAGCATCGCCGCACACTACTACTCGATCATCCTGACCGACACCGGCACCGGGATCGTCCACTCGGTGATGGGGGCCACGCTCGACCTGGCCGACCAGGTCGTGGTCGTTGCCGGCCTCACCGTCGACGAGGCGCGTCTGGCTTCCGAGACCCTGACCTGGCTCGAGACCAACGGATACGCGGAGCAGGTTCGCGACGCCATCGTCGTCCTGAACACGGCCCGGCCCGGTGCGCCGCTCGTGCAGATCGATGAGCTCGAGGGCCATTTCCGAACTCGCGTGCGCTCCGTCGTGCGCGTGCCCTACGACCCGCACATCGCTGCGGGCAGTGCGATCTCGTTCCGCGAGCTGCAGCCGGCGACCCGCCTCGCGGCGCGGGACCTCGCCGCCGCCGTCGTCGAGGGTCTGCGCGCTCTCACTCCGGCAGCGTAG
- the def gene encoding peptide deformylase, which yields MSVRPIRIFGDPVLRAPSAPIEKIDDGVRALVKDLVDTVELPGRAGVAAPQIGVGLRAFSYNIDGDIGYILNPVLVEVSGEPELVGEGCLSVPGLWHDALRHPRATVTGIDLDGNEVRLEGEGLLAQALQHETDHLDGKLFLDRLPSETRRIAMREIRESDWF from the coding sequence GTGTCTGTCCGTCCCATCCGCATCTTCGGCGACCCCGTCCTGCGGGCGCCGAGCGCGCCCATCGAGAAGATCGACGACGGCGTACGTGCTCTCGTCAAGGATCTCGTCGACACGGTGGAGCTGCCCGGCCGCGCCGGAGTCGCTGCGCCGCAGATCGGCGTCGGCCTGCGTGCATTCAGCTACAACATCGACGGGGACATCGGGTACATCCTCAACCCGGTGCTGGTCGAGGTGTCCGGTGAGCCCGAACTGGTCGGAGAAGGGTGTCTCTCCGTCCCGGGGCTGTGGCACGACGCCCTGCGTCATCCTCGCGCGACCGTGACCGGCATCGATCTGGACGGCAACGAAGTCAGGCTCGAGGGCGAGGGCCTGCTCGCACAGGCGCTGCAGCACGAAACCGACCACCTCGACGGCAAGCTCTTTCTGGACCGGCTGCCCTCGGAGACACGGCGCATCGCGATGCGCGAGATCCGCGAGAGCGACTGGTTTTGA
- a CDS encoding long-chain fatty acid--CoA ligase: MVEFEVPAIVPADPQANITDLLVARVKATPQLALFAVPDGEGWRDITAAEFHRQVIALAKGFAAAGVEPGDKVGFIARTTYDWTLVDFALFFAGAVMVPIYETSSPAQIAWNLTDSGAVACIIESADHSARLDEIRADVPLVRSVWEMHRGDLDKLVEQGASVPDEEIERRRNIANGADIATLIYTSGSTGRPKGCVLTHSNFVELIRNSSKALSEVVETPGASTLLFITTAHIFARFISILDIHAGVKTGHQPDTKQLLPALGSFKPTFLLAVPRVFEKVYNSAEQKAEAGGKGKIFRAAAHTAVEHSTLLQDGKKIPFGMKIKFALFDRLVYSKLRAAMGGNVVYAVSGSAPLGPRLGHFFHSLGVVILEGYGLTETTAPATVNLATKSKIGTVGPALPGVGVRLDDDGEIQVRGVNVFKEYWRNPEATAESFDGDWFKTGDLGSFDSEGFLTITGRKKEIIVTAGGKNVAPAALEDPIRANPIVGQVVVVGDQKPFISALVTLDGEMLPTWLGNNNLPRDMSLKDAASNGAVRAEVQSAIDAANANVSRAESIRKFTILSDEWTEASGHLTPKMSIKRNIIMEDFADEITALYAVPVTTSNVALS; this comes from the coding sequence GTGGTTGAATTCGAAGTACCTGCGATCGTCCCAGCTGACCCGCAGGCGAACATCACCGACCTCCTGGTCGCCCGAGTGAAGGCGACGCCGCAATTGGCCTTGTTCGCCGTCCCGGACGGCGAGGGATGGCGTGACATCACGGCCGCGGAGTTCCACCGCCAGGTCATCGCCCTGGCGAAAGGCTTCGCCGCGGCGGGGGTCGAGCCCGGAGACAAGGTCGGGTTCATCGCCCGGACGACATATGACTGGACGCTGGTCGACTTCGCGCTCTTCTTCGCGGGTGCGGTGATGGTGCCGATCTACGAGACGAGCTCGCCCGCGCAGATCGCATGGAACCTCACCGACTCCGGCGCCGTCGCGTGCATCATCGAGTCGGCAGACCACTCGGCCCGCCTCGATGAGATCCGGGCTGACGTCCCACTTGTGCGCTCGGTGTGGGAGATGCACCGTGGCGACCTCGACAAGCTGGTCGAACAGGGCGCCTCCGTCCCTGACGAAGAGATCGAACGCCGCCGGAACATCGCCAACGGCGCGGACATCGCCACGCTCATCTACACCTCGGGCTCGACCGGCCGACCGAAGGGGTGCGTGCTCACACACAGCAACTTCGTCGAGCTGATCCGCAACTCATCGAAGGCGCTGAGCGAGGTCGTCGAGACGCCTGGGGCATCGACGCTCCTGTTCATCACGACGGCGCACATCTTCGCGCGGTTCATCTCGATCCTCGACATCCACGCGGGCGTCAAGACCGGTCACCAGCCCGACACGAAGCAGTTGCTTCCCGCGCTCGGGTCGTTCAAGCCGACGTTCCTGCTCGCGGTGCCTCGCGTCTTCGAGAAGGTGTACAACTCCGCCGAGCAGAAGGCTGAGGCCGGCGGCAAGGGCAAGATCTTCCGCGCCGCGGCACACACCGCGGTCGAGCATTCCACGCTGCTGCAGGACGGCAAGAAGATCCCGTTCGGGATGAAGATCAAGTTCGCCCTGTTCGACCGGCTCGTCTACAGCAAGCTGCGCGCCGCGATGGGCGGCAACGTCGTCTACGCCGTTTCCGGATCCGCACCGCTCGGACCCCGTCTGGGCCACTTCTTCCACAGCCTCGGCGTCGTGATCCTCGAGGGCTACGGCCTGACCGAGACGACGGCGCCGGCAACGGTGAACCTCGCCACGAAGTCCAAGATCGGCACGGTGGGCCCCGCGCTGCCGGGCGTAGGCGTTCGCCTGGACGATGACGGCGAGATCCAGGTTCGTGGCGTCAACGTATTCAAGGAGTACTGGCGCAACCCGGAGGCAACGGCCGAATCGTTCGACGGAGACTGGTTCAAGACCGGCGACCTGGGCTCGTTCGACTCGGAAGGCTTCCTGACGATCACGGGTCGCAAGAAAGAGATCATCGTGACGGCGGGCGGTAAGAACGTCGCGCCCGCCGCGCTCGAAGATCCCATCCGCGCCAACCCGATCGTCGGTCAGGTCGTCGTGGTCGGCGATCAGAAGCCGTTCATCTCCGCGCTGGTGACCCTCGACGGCGAGATGCTGCCGACGTGGTTGGGCAACAACAACCTGCCGCGGGACATGTCATTGAAGGATGCCGCCAGCAACGGCGCCGTGCGCGCCGAGGTCCAGAGCGCTATCGACGCGGCGAACGCGAACGTGTCGCGTGCGGAGTCGATCCGGAAGTTCACCATCCTCTCCGACGAATGGACCGAGGCCAGTGGGCACTTGACCCCGAAGATGAGCATCAAGCGCAACATCATCATGGAGGACTTCGCGGACGAGATCACCGCGCTGTACGCCGTGCCGGTGACCACCTCGAACGTCGCGCTCAGCTGA
- a CDS encoding ROK family protein: MLKVGIDIGGTKIAGGVVDAAGRIVEKLRVDTPVDTGALADAVIDMARHLGASHDVSAVGVAAAGFVDRDRASVIHAPNIAWRNEPLKAILEARIDVPVTIENDANAAGWAEFRFGAGRDVDNMVMLTMGTGVGGAVVLDGALFRGGHGIAAELGHTRFTRDGLLCGCGQHGCLEQYASGRALQREANAIADAGGIGAALAEVRADKGTLGGPAISRLVLTGDAGAVEALRRVATALGEACGGFQAVLDPELFVIGGGVAQLGDELLAPVRIAYETSLPGYGDRPVAAFAIAELGNDAGLIGAADLAIADPIASA; this comes from the coding sequence GTGCTCAAAGTCGGGATCGACATCGGCGGGACGAAGATCGCCGGGGGAGTCGTCGACGCGGCGGGTCGCATCGTCGAAAAGCTCCGCGTCGACACGCCGGTCGACACCGGGGCCCTGGCTGATGCCGTGATCGACATGGCACGTCACCTCGGTGCATCCCACGACGTCTCGGCCGTGGGTGTCGCGGCGGCCGGTTTCGTGGACCGCGACCGCGCGTCCGTCATCCACGCGCCCAACATCGCGTGGCGCAATGAGCCGCTGAAGGCGATCCTCGAGGCCCGCATCGACGTCCCGGTCACGATCGAGAACGACGCGAACGCCGCAGGCTGGGCGGAGTTCCGCTTCGGCGCGGGCCGAGACGTCGACAACATGGTCATGCTCACGATGGGCACCGGCGTCGGTGGCGCTGTCGTCCTCGACGGCGCGCTCTTCCGCGGGGGTCATGGGATCGCCGCGGAACTCGGGCACACTCGGTTCACTCGCGATGGGCTCCTCTGCGGCTGCGGACAGCATGGATGCCTCGAGCAGTATGCGTCCGGACGCGCACTGCAGCGCGAAGCGAACGCGATCGCGGATGCCGGCGGCATCGGCGCCGCCCTGGCGGAAGTACGCGCGGACAAGGGCACACTGGGTGGCCCCGCGATCTCACGTCTCGTATTGACCGGGGATGCCGGCGCGGTCGAGGCACTGCGCCGGGTCGCGACGGCACTGGGGGAGGCGTGCGGCGGGTTCCAGGCCGTGCTCGACCCCGAGCTCTTCGTGATCGGCGGGGGAGTCGCCCAGTTGGGCGACGAGCTCCTGGCACCGGTGCGGATCGCGTACGAGACGTCGCTCCCGGGCTATGGAGATCGCCCGGTGGCGGCGTTCGCCATCGCAGAGCTCGGCAACGACGCGGGACTGATCGGTGCCGCCGACCTCGCGATCGCCGATCCGATTGCGAGCGCGTAG
- a CDS encoding lysophospholipid acyltransferase family protein, producing MFYWLMKYVVIGPLVKAIFRPWIVGRRNVPVEGAAILASNHLSVSDSIFLPLMIDRPMSFLAKSDYFTGKGLKGWATRMFMKATGQIPIDRSGGRASEASLNTGLSVLGRGDLLGIYPEGTRSPDGRLYRGRTGIARMALEAHVPVIPVVMVDTDAIMPIGRSIPRVGRVGVVIGEPLDFSRFAGMEGDRYILRSVTDEIMVALQRLGEQTYDDVYASTVKDRKPTSP from the coding sequence ATGTTCTATTGGCTGATGAAGTACGTCGTGATCGGACCGCTGGTCAAAGCGATCTTCCGTCCCTGGATCGTCGGCCGCAGGAACGTACCCGTCGAGGGAGCCGCGATTCTGGCGAGCAACCACCTCTCGGTGTCGGACTCGATCTTCCTGCCCCTGATGATCGATCGGCCCATGTCATTCCTCGCCAAGAGCGACTACTTCACCGGTAAGGGCCTCAAAGGCTGGGCGACCCGGATGTTCATGAAGGCCACCGGTCAGATTCCCATCGATCGTTCCGGCGGCAGAGCCTCCGAAGCATCGCTGAACACCGGGCTGTCGGTCCTGGGCCGGGGCGACCTGCTCGGGATCTACCCCGAGGGCACGAGAAGCCCCGACGGGCGTCTATACCGCGGACGCACCGGCATCGCGCGCATGGCGCTGGAGGCGCACGTGCCGGTCATCCCGGTCGTCATGGTCGACACAGACGCGATCATGCCCATCGGCCGCAGCATCCCGCGGGTGGGGCGGGTGGGTGTCGTGATCGGTGAGCCACTGGATTTCTCGCGTTTTGCCGGAATGGAGGGTGACCGGTACATCCTGCGCTCCGTGACCGACGAGATCATGGTGGCGCTGCAGCGCCTCGGCGAGCAGACCTATGACGACGTGTACGCCTCCACGGTGAAGGACCGCAAGCCGACGTCGCCGTAG
- a CDS encoding M23 family metallopeptidase, translated as MLDPAAEAADLVSAILVQPINTAQVVRGSDDMDHVEYSLLVVNMFSDPVTLTKVTVLDAAGDELMQVEGETLAAATQSLYSHAPSPVVAASAAVAVEVDLVLPPGEVPARVSNRIEYTLPDVAGAVIIDDRVVHGPEIAVDPSEAIVIQPPLAGDGWLATSACCTPNVHRDLRLSADGLRIATAETFAADWAMVKGDRVYDGTGSTNEAFYGFGADVLAVADGTVVAVQDGVEESTPFASVPPESKAGFGGNQVVLEIAPDVYAAYGHLQPGSLAVKVGDSVKAGDTLARLGNTGPSQGPHLHFGLLDKPDLFVGKSLPFVLEAFEIVGTVDFAASAGDELAIESDSRELREAYPLYGTIANFP; from the coding sequence ATGCTCGACCCGGCAGCCGAGGCGGCAGATCTGGTGAGTGCGATCCTGGTGCAGCCGATCAACACCGCCCAGGTCGTGCGCGGCAGCGACGACATGGACCATGTCGAGTACAGCCTCCTCGTCGTGAACATGTTCAGTGATCCGGTGACGTTGACGAAAGTCACGGTCCTCGATGCCGCCGGCGATGAGCTCATGCAGGTGGAGGGGGAGACGCTCGCCGCCGCCACCCAGTCGCTCTACTCCCACGCCCCCTCGCCGGTCGTCGCGGCATCCGCGGCCGTTGCGGTGGAGGTGGACCTGGTGCTGCCGCCAGGGGAGGTGCCGGCGCGGGTGTCGAATCGGATCGAGTACACGCTGCCGGACGTGGCCGGCGCGGTGATCATCGATGACCGTGTCGTGCACGGACCGGAGATCGCGGTCGACCCCAGCGAAGCGATCGTGATCCAACCCCCGCTCGCGGGCGACGGCTGGCTCGCGACGTCCGCGTGCTGCACGCCCAACGTGCACCGCGACCTCCGACTGTCCGCTGACGGGCTGCGCATCGCGACTGCGGAGACGTTCGCCGCCGACTGGGCGATGGTGAAGGGGGACCGCGTCTACGACGGGACCGGGAGCACGAATGAGGCGTTCTACGGCTTCGGGGCGGATGTGCTCGCCGTCGCCGACGGCACCGTCGTCGCCGTCCAGGACGGCGTCGAGGAGTCGACGCCGTTCGCTTCCGTGCCCCCCGAGTCCAAGGCCGGCTTCGGTGGCAACCAGGTGGTCCTCGAGATCGCCCCGGACGTCTATGCGGCATACGGGCACCTGCAGCCGGGCAGTCTCGCCGTGAAGGTCGGCGACAGCGTGAAGGCCGGGGATACTCTCGCACGGCTCGGGAACACCGGCCCCTCCCAGGGACCGCACCTGCACTTCGGCCTGCTCGACAAGCCGGATCTGTTCGTCGGCAAGAGCCTGCCGTTCGTCCTCGAGGCGTTCGAGATCGTGGGCACGGTCGACTTCGCAGCATCGGCCGGCGATGAGCTCGCGATCGAGTCCGATTCGCGGGAGCTGCGTGAGGCCTACCCCCTCTATGGCACGATCGCGAATTTCCCCTGA